From Psychroflexus torquis ATCC 700755, the proteins below share one genomic window:
- a CDS encoding PH domain-containing protein, whose translation MSQFVENQLLENETVLFETHHHWTNYFKFHTLWSFGLVPLLQSKLEKFVITNKRIIIRKGIILVKTIEISVDQIESVTMYQSIFQKMLGYGKITLIGTGGARYYLDGIEQPNQFKKTIQQIKMN comes from the coding sequence ATGAGTCAATTTGTAGAAAATCAATTATTAGAAAATGAGACGGTTCTTTTTGAGACCCATCATCATTGGACAAATTATTTTAAATTTCATACCCTTTGGAGTTTTGGTTTAGTTCCATTACTACAAAGCAAACTTGAAAAATTCGTTATTACAAACAAACGTATCATAATACGAAAAGGAATAATTCTAGTTAAGACGATTGAGATTAGTGTAGATCAAATTGAGTCTGTAACAATGTATCAATCTATTTTTCAAAAGATGCTTGGGTATGGTAAAATAACTTTAATAGGTACTGGCGGGGCTAGGTACTATTTAGATGGCATTGAACAACCTAACCAATTTAAAAAAACTATCCAGCAAATTAAGATGAACTAA